From Paenibacillus segetis, one genomic window encodes:
- a CDS encoding alpha-galactosidase, which translates to MSIYYDNSNRVFHLQSSKSSYIIQIAKGEVPAHLYWGPKLGGESFQQALDSVERPSFSPSFLLEDKTYSLDTLPNEFPSYGKGDYREPALEVHLQDGSTVTDFRYEGYSISKGKPRLEGLPSSYVEHEDEADTLEIVLQDAKSGLKAILVYTVFNHLDAITRSVRIENLGQDKVILNRVLSANVDFHHSDFDMLQLSGSWARERHVHKRSLVPGIHRIDSKRGASSHQQNPFIALLAKDATENHGEVYGFSLVYSGSFLAQAEVDQYGMTRVGMGIQPFDFQWLLEPGDTFQAPEAVLVRSAEGLGGMSRTYHKLYRTRLCRGKFRDQQRPILINNWEATYFDFNADKIKEIAHVGKELGLELFVLDDGWFGKRDSDNCSLGDWVEDRRKLPEGLGKLGEDITAMGMQFGLWFEPEMISPDSDLYRAHPDWCLHVPDQSRTLGRNQLILDLSRPDVQEYIVDSVSSVLSSAPITYVKWDMNRNMTEIGSALLSAERQRETGHRYILGLYKVMERIVSQFPHILFESCSGGGGRFDPGMLYYMPQTWASDDTDAVERLKIQYGTSMVYPASSMGAHVSAVPNHQVHRNTPLETRGHVAMSGNFGYELDLTKLSESECEDIKQQVAQYKELRELIQFGDFYRLLSPFEGNETAWMFVSEDKKEAFATYFKILAEPNAPLSRLRLTGLDPDKSYRLQHNGEVYRGDELMYFGLSISHLEGDYRSLLFVLQEV; encoded by the coding sequence ATGTCCATTTATTATGATAACAGTAACCGGGTGTTCCATTTGCAGTCCAGCAAATCCAGTTACATCATTCAAATCGCTAAGGGTGAAGTTCCAGCCCATCTCTATTGGGGTCCGAAACTAGGAGGGGAGTCATTCCAGCAAGCACTAGATTCAGTGGAAAGACCCTCATTCAGTCCGAGTTTTCTACTGGAGGATAAGACGTATTCTTTAGACACACTTCCAAATGAATTTCCATCCTATGGGAAGGGGGACTATCGGGAACCTGCTCTAGAAGTTCATTTGCAGGATGGCTCGACAGTGACTGATTTTCGTTATGAAGGTTATTCAATCAGTAAAGGCAAGCCGCGTTTAGAGGGCCTTCCTTCCTCGTATGTTGAGCATGAGGATGAAGCAGATACGCTGGAAATTGTTCTGCAGGATGCAAAAAGCGGACTAAAGGCGATTCTTGTCTACACCGTATTTAATCATCTGGATGCAATCACACGGTCCGTACGGATTGAGAATCTGGGACAAGACAAGGTTATATTGAATCGGGTATTAAGCGCTAATGTTGATTTTCATCATTCTGACTTTGATATGCTGCAGTTGTCGGGATCATGGGCCAGAGAACGCCATGTGCATAAGAGATCACTTGTGCCAGGGATTCATCGGATTGATAGCAAACGCGGCGCCAGTAGTCATCAGCAAAATCCGTTTATTGCCTTGCTTGCGAAGGATGCGACGGAAAATCACGGTGAAGTATACGGGTTTAGTCTTGTCTACAGCGGTAGCTTCTTAGCCCAAGCGGAAGTAGACCAATATGGGATGACTCGAGTTGGGATGGGGATTCAGCCATTTGATTTTCAGTGGTTGCTTGAGCCGGGAGATACATTCCAGGCACCTGAAGCTGTACTTGTACGATCGGCTGAAGGGTTAGGTGGAATGTCACGAACCTATCACAAGCTGTATCGAACTAGACTTTGCAGAGGCAAGTTCCGTGATCAGCAAAGACCTATTCTCATTAATAACTGGGAAGCGACGTATTTTGATTTTAACGCAGATAAAATCAAAGAAATTGCCCACGTAGGCAAAGAGCTTGGTCTGGAGTTGTTTGTCCTGGATGATGGATGGTTCGGGAAACGTGACAGTGACAACTGCTCATTGGGCGATTGGGTTGAAGATCGGCGCAAGCTTCCTGAAGGACTTGGTAAGCTAGGAGAAGATATTACGGCAATGGGGATGCAGTTCGGCCTTTGGTTCGAGCCGGAAATGATATCACCAGACAGTGATCTATACCGTGCACATCCAGATTGGTGTCTGCATGTGCCAGATCAGTCTAGAACATTAGGCCGTAACCAGTTGATTCTCGACTTATCGCGTCCAGATGTACAAGAATATATTGTAGATTCAGTCAGTTCCGTGCTGTCTTCGGCACCTATCACCTATGTGAAATGGGATATGAATCGGAATATGACGGAGATTGGTTCCGCATTACTTTCTGCGGAGCGCCAACGAGAAACGGGTCACCGTTACATTCTTGGCCTGTATAAGGTGATGGAGCGAATCGTCTCCCAATTCCCGCATATTTTATTTGAAAGCTGCTCCGGCGGCGGCGGTCGATTCGACCCAGGAATGTTGTATTATATGCCGCAGACCTGGGCTAGCGATGATACGGATGCCGTTGAACGATTGAAGATTCAATATGGAACAAGTATGGTATATCCCGCAAGCTCCATGGGAGCTCATGTGTCAGCCGTTCCAAATCATCAGGTACACCGCAACACCCCTTTGGAGACGCGAGGCCATGTCGCGATGTCCGGGAATTTCGGATACGAGCTGGATCTGACCAAGCTAAGTGAGTCTGAGTGCGAAGACATCAAACAACAGGTTGCTCAGTACAAAGAACTCCGCGAGCTGATCCAGTTTGGAGATTTTTATCGGTTACTTAGCCCTTTTGAAGGAAATGAGACAGCGTGGATGTTTGTATCGGAGGATAAGAAAGAAGCTTTTGCTACTTACTTTAAGATTCTTGCCGAGCCGAATGCCCCACTTTCTAGATTACGTCTGACAGGACTCGATCCGGATAAATCATATCGTCTGCAGCATAACGGGGAGGTCTATAGGGGAGATGAATTGATGTACTTCGGACTCTCTATTTCGCATTTAGAGGGGGATTATAGAAGTCTCCTTTTCGTCTTACAAGAGGTTTGA
- a CDS encoding AraC family transcriptional regulator: MGNVRYWLPGKGRGEIPARLLYVSSAIYEGDWFSIRHTHNFAELFYVRSGRGNFIVEDEIYPVRQDDLVIVNPNVEHTEVSVSSDPLEYVVLGVEGMSFDFGDRSGSRNHEIINYRNQRDELLFYFNAMLRETENKDENYEAICQNLLEVVVISLMRSSGHPFSVVATQRANKVCSRIKRYIDSNFAEDISLDSLAEKAHLSKYYLAHTFAKYYGMSPINYLNEVRLRASKELLETTDLSISEVAGSAGFSSQSYFSQSFRRSCGLTPSDYRLQTKKRVQ, encoded by the coding sequence TTGGGAAATGTTCGCTATTGGCTTCCTGGTAAGGGGCGTGGAGAGATTCCCGCTAGGTTGCTCTATGTCAGTTCCGCAATTTATGAAGGTGATTGGTTCAGCATACGTCATACTCATAATTTTGCTGAGCTGTTCTATGTCCGAAGTGGGCGGGGGAATTTCATTGTCGAGGATGAAATCTATCCTGTGCGGCAGGACGATCTTGTCATTGTAAATCCGAATGTGGAGCATACCGAGGTATCAGTTAGTAGTGATCCTTTGGAATATGTTGTACTTGGGGTTGAGGGGATGAGCTTTGACTTTGGGGATCGAAGTGGTAGTCGAAATCATGAAATCATCAATTATCGAAATCAGCGAGATGAGTTATTATTCTATTTCAATGCCATGCTTCGGGAAACGGAAAACAAGGATGAAAATTATGAGGCCATCTGTCAAAACTTACTCGAGGTTGTGGTCATTAGCTTAATGCGTTCCTCTGGTCATCCATTCTCTGTCGTAGCTACTCAAAGGGCTAATAAGGTCTGTAGCCGGATCAAGCGGTATATAGACTCGAACTTTGCGGAGGATATCTCACTCGATTCCCTGGCTGAAAAGGCACATCTTAGTAAGTATTATTTGGCACATACCTTCGCTAAATATTATGGAATGTCGCCTATCAATTATTTAAATGAGGTCAGATTACGTGCGAGTAAGGAACTGCTAGAAACTACGGATCTTTCCATTTCTGAAGTTGCGGGTTCCGCTGGTTTTTCCTCGCAAAGCTATTTCTCTCAAAGCTTCCGTCGGAGCTGTGGTCTAACTCCGAGCGATTACCGACTTCAGACAAAAAAACGAGTTCAATGA
- a CDS encoding carbohydrate ABC transporter substrate-binding protein: MKKVLGLTLTAALTLSLAACGGNNSESSSNSSTPTDSTNTPANSTPATENRTLKLAALETAYGADVWKEITAAFEKANPGVKVETTIDKNIEDVIGPGMKSGDFPDVIHLATGQKKGLTETFVKDNNLIDLTDVLSMTIPGESVTVKDKLIPGFTDTTITNPYGDGKTYLMPMFYSPTGLFYNAGLFEQKGWEVPTTWDEMWALGDKAKAEGIALFSYPTTGYFDSFFYALLNEVGGADFFTNATHYSEGVWQSPEATQVFDLISKLATYTEKTVPANGNKDNFTKNQQLILDNKALFMPNGTWVVGEMGKAPRADGFKWGFTALPAVKAGGDRYSYTFFEQIWVPAKAENADLAKQFIAYLYSDEAAAIFAKVGAVQPIKGMSDKLDGDNKLFYSIYDNGAKASMGAFATTDPVEGVNISDNVFGSIDSLVTGAKTQQQWVEEITKASDALRGALKK; encoded by the coding sequence ATGAAAAAAGTTCTTGGCCTTACACTCACAGCTGCACTGACCCTTAGCCTTGCGGCTTGTGGTGGCAACAATTCTGAAAGTAGTTCTAATTCTTCTACACCAACAGATTCAACTAACACACCAGCGAACTCCACTCCGGCAACTGAAAATCGCACACTTAAGCTAGCCGCTTTGGAAACCGCTTACGGTGCTGATGTATGGAAAGAGATTACAGCAGCATTTGAAAAAGCTAACCCTGGAGTGAAAGTCGAAACTACAATCGATAAAAATATTGAAGATGTAATTGGACCCGGCATGAAATCTGGAGATTTCCCTGATGTCATCCATTTAGCAACAGGTCAGAAAAAAGGCTTGACTGAGACCTTTGTAAAAGATAATAACCTAATCGATCTTACGGATGTACTGTCTATGACGATCCCTGGTGAAAGCGTTACTGTAAAGGATAAGCTGATCCCAGGATTCACCGATACAACGATCACTAACCCTTATGGCGACGGAAAAACTTACCTCATGCCGATGTTCTATAGCCCTACCGGACTATTCTACAATGCAGGTTTGTTTGAACAAAAGGGATGGGAAGTTCCTACGACTTGGGACGAAATGTGGGCTTTAGGTGACAAGGCTAAGGCTGAGGGAATTGCATTATTCTCCTATCCAACAACAGGTTACTTTGATTCATTCTTCTATGCATTACTGAACGAAGTAGGCGGTGCGGATTTCTTCACGAACGCGACGCACTACTCCGAAGGCGTGTGGCAATCTCCTGAAGCTACACAAGTATTTGATCTCATTTCTAAATTAGCGACATACACAGAAAAAACGGTTCCAGCGAATGGTAACAAAGATAACTTTACAAAAAACCAACAACTTATTCTAGATAACAAAGCACTATTCATGCCTAACGGTACTTGGGTAGTTGGTGAAATGGGTAAAGCACCACGTGCAGATGGCTTCAAATGGGGCTTCACTGCTCTACCGGCAGTAAAAGCTGGTGGCGACCGCTACTCTTACACGTTCTTTGAACAAATTTGGGTTCCTGCAAAAGCTGAAAATGCTGATCTAGCAAAACAGTTTATCGCTTATCTGTACTCCGATGAAGCAGCAGCTATTTTCGCCAAAGTCGGTGCGGTTCAACCAATTAAAGGCATGTCTGATAAGCTCGATGGAGACAACAAACTCTTCTACAGTATCTATGACAATGGTGCAAAAGCATCTATGGGTGCATTTGCGACAACTGATCCTGTTGAAGGCGTAAATATCTCGGATAATGTGTTTGGCTCGATCGATTCACTAGTTACAGGTGCTAAGACTCAGCAACAATGGGTTGAGGAAATCACGAAAGCAAGCGACGCGCTGCGTGGTGCATTGAAAAAATAA
- a CDS encoding carbohydrate ABC transporter permease, giving the protein MEINKGRGRFIFLCLAPAVLLFVVFLIIPTFDVFRMSLYKWGGYTDNKTFVGFQNFTKLFHSDKFYQTFQNSVLLIVIVTVVTFAFALIFASMLSREKLKGQNLLRVIFYIPNILSVVVISAIFSAIFDPNSGLLNSIMNLFRGAGADPILWLGDQKIVIFSLGGAMIWQAIGYYMVMYMASMANVPESLYESAGLEGAGRMTQFFSITIPLIWTNIRTTLTFFIISTINMSFLFVMAMTSGGPDGSTEVFLSYMYKEAYTNSSYGYGMAIGVVVFLFSFALAAILNIVTKRDHLEY; this is encoded by the coding sequence ATGGAAATCAACAAAGGAAGAGGGCGTTTTATATTCCTCTGTCTAGCACCCGCCGTTCTCCTGTTCGTCGTTTTCTTGATTATCCCTACATTTGACGTATTTCGGATGTCACTGTACAAGTGGGGCGGTTATACAGATAACAAAACCTTTGTAGGGTTTCAAAATTTCACCAAGCTTTTTCACAGTGATAAATTTTATCAGACCTTTCAAAACAGCGTACTACTTATTGTTATAGTCACGGTCGTAACCTTTGCCTTTGCACTTATATTTGCATCTATGCTCTCTCGTGAAAAACTGAAAGGGCAAAATCTATTACGCGTCATCTTCTATATTCCGAACATCCTGTCTGTTGTAGTAATCAGTGCGATCTTCTCTGCGATTTTCGATCCAAATAGCGGGTTGTTGAACTCCATCATGAATTTGTTCCGTGGAGCAGGAGCCGATCCAATTCTATGGCTCGGAGATCAGAAAATCGTTATTTTCAGCCTTGGGGGCGCAATGATTTGGCAGGCGATTGGCTATTACATGGTGATGTATATGGCAAGTATGGCCAACGTTCCTGAGAGTTTGTATGAATCAGCTGGACTCGAGGGTGCAGGTCGAATGACGCAGTTTTTCTCTATCACCATCCCATTGATCTGGACGAACATCCGCACCACCCTTACCTTTTTCATCATCAGCACGATTAATATGAGCTTCCTGTTCGTAATGGCTATGACGAGCGGCGGTCCGGACGGTTCCACTGAGGTGTTCCTGAGCTATATGTACAAAGAAGCTTATACCAACTCCTCATATGGTTACGGAATGGCAATCGGTGTTGTTGTGTTCCTATTCTCGTTTGCGCTTGCTGCGATCTTGAATATAGTTACCAAACGAGATCATTTGGAATATTAA
- a CDS encoding carbohydrate ABC transporter permease, which translates to MKKDNHTLRSGSDKFYKGFIYVILIALAVIIIVPVLWAFLASVKQDSEFYGNPWALPEGIYLQNFADAWLKAKMGTYMLNSVTVTAMALVLLLVVALPAAYVLSRFKFRGNGFWNMMFMAGLFINVNYIVVPIFLMLNNGDKAIRSIFGHPFLLNNLFILAIVYAAMSLSFTIYLMSGYFKSLPKEYEEAASVDGAGYFRTMVQVIMPMAKPSIVTVILFNFLSFWNEYIVSMTLLPKPGFKTLPVGLMNLMAAQKSAVEYGQMYAGLVLVMLPTLILYILVQKKLTQGMTMGGLKG; encoded by the coding sequence ATGAAGAAAGATAATCACACACTGCGTAGCGGTAGCGATAAGTTCTATAAAGGTTTCATTTACGTTATACTGATCGCTTTGGCCGTAATCATCATAGTCCCTGTACTATGGGCGTTTCTTGCCTCCGTCAAGCAAGATAGTGAGTTCTATGGCAACCCATGGGCGCTTCCGGAAGGGATCTATCTACAGAACTTTGCTGACGCATGGCTAAAGGCAAAAATGGGTACCTACATGCTTAATTCCGTTACTGTGACAGCAATGGCACTAGTGCTTCTACTCGTGGTGGCGTTGCCAGCAGCCTATGTACTTTCTCGGTTTAAATTTAGAGGAAATGGTTTTTGGAACATGATGTTCATGGCGGGCTTGTTTATCAATGTTAACTATATCGTCGTTCCGATCTTCCTCATGCTAAACAACGGTGACAAGGCGATTCGTAGTATCTTTGGACATCCTTTTCTACTGAACAATTTGTTCATACTAGCGATCGTCTATGCTGCTATGTCACTGTCATTCACGATTTATCTGATGTCGGGATATTTCAAATCACTACCAAAAGAATACGAGGAAGCCGCTTCCGTGGATGGCGCAGGCTATTTTCGTACCATGGTGCAAGTTATTATGCCAATGGCCAAGCCAAGCATTGTAACCGTCATTTTGTTCAACTTCCTATCTTTCTGGAATGAATATATCGTATCTATGACACTACTACCCAAACCAGGATTTAAAACGTTACCGGTGGGCTTAATGAACCTGATGGCAGCACAAAAATCAGCTGTTGAGTACGGTCAGATGTACGCAGGTCTAGTACTAGTCATGCTTCCAACCCTTATTCTATATATTCTAGTACAAAAGAAGCTGACCCAAGGTATGACTATGGGCGGGCTGAAAGGTTAA
- a CDS encoding DUF6903 family protein — MNDSMNGLRGLLMLIVFIVGMGLVIVGQKHIGAPGLGLMLLGLAMLIGLLWFYNRKYK, encoded by the coding sequence ATGAATGATTCGATGAATGGTTTACGCGGTCTGCTGATGCTGATCGTGTTTATCGTCGGCATGGGACTGGTTATTGTCGGGCAAAAACATATTGGTGCCCCTGGACTTGGGCTCATGCTACTTGGGCTCGCCATGTTGATTGGTCTACTATGGTTCTATAATCGTAAATACAAATAA
- the gnpA gene encoding 1,3-beta-galactosyl-N-acetylhexosamine phosphorylase, giving the protein MSKTRGRVTIPTDLDVISQTQEVMKRWGADAVRDCDGTDFPTELQEIDAKVYSTYYTTRKDNVWANANPDEIQQMYLMTPFYTAESSSLSITLMKGLYPDMLKVNCRDDIKRWWEVIDRTTGEVVPIEQWSYDDKTGDVTITTIPFHDYTVSFLAYIMWDPVHMYNAVINEWKDVEHQVTFDVRQPKTREFTMKRIRKFIEDHPYVNVIRYTTFFHQFTLVFDELAREKYVDWYGYSASVSPYILEQFEEEVGYKFRPEFIIDQGYYNNNYRIPTKEFRDFQAFQRREVAKLAKEMVDITHECGKEAMMFLGDHWIGTEPFMEEFASIGLDAVVGSVGNGSTLRLISDIPGVKYTEGRFLPYFFPDTFHEGGDPVKEAKVNWVTARRAILRKPIDRIGYGGYLKLALDFPEFIDYVESVTDEFRTLYDNVQGTTPYCVKTVAVLNCWGKMRAWGNHMVHHALYYKQNYSYAGIIEALSGAPFDVKFISFDDIKQDASILDGIDVILNVGDGDTAYTGGEWWLDTDIVTAVKKFVHEGGGFIGVGEPTAHQANGRYFQLANILGVEEERGFTLGYDKYNWDEHDHFITTDCKTNSDGNKEIDFGEGKKNIFALEGTTILRHIDKEVQLATNEFGSGRGVYISGLPYSFENSRLLYRAILWSAHSDHELNRWFSENYNVEVHAYVKNGKYCVVNNTYEPQETVVYRGDGSSFSLKLEANEIKWYEI; this is encoded by the coding sequence ATGAGTAAAACAAGAGGACGTGTCACCATTCCAACTGATTTGGACGTAATTTCACAAACACAAGAGGTCATGAAACGTTGGGGAGCGGACGCCGTGCGTGACTGCGACGGTACTGATTTCCCCACGGAGCTGCAGGAAATCGATGCTAAGGTCTACTCCACTTATTATACAACTCGGAAGGATAACGTATGGGCAAATGCGAACCCTGACGAAATTCAACAAATGTATTTGATGACACCTTTTTATACGGCTGAAAGTTCAAGCCTGTCCATCACCCTCATGAAGGGGCTTTATCCTGATATGCTCAAAGTGAACTGCCGCGATGATATCAAGCGCTGGTGGGAAGTCATCGATCGCACGACTGGAGAAGTCGTTCCGATTGAACAATGGAGCTATGACGATAAAACTGGCGATGTGACCATCACTACAATCCCATTCCATGACTATACCGTTAGCTTTTTGGCTTATATTATGTGGGATCCAGTTCATATGTATAATGCGGTAATCAATGAATGGAAAGACGTTGAGCATCAAGTTACTTTTGATGTTCGTCAACCGAAAACTCGTGAATTTACAATGAAGCGTATTCGCAAATTCATCGAAGATCATCCGTATGTCAATGTGATTCGCTATACAACCTTCTTCCACCAATTCACCCTGGTATTCGATGAGCTTGCTCGTGAAAAATACGTGGACTGGTACGGATACTCAGCTTCTGTTAGCCCTTATATCCTCGAACAGTTTGAGGAAGAGGTTGGTTATAAGTTCAGACCTGAGTTTATCATCGATCAAGGCTACTACAACAACAACTATCGGATACCTACCAAGGAGTTCCGCGATTTCCAAGCATTCCAGCGCCGTGAAGTTGCGAAGCTTGCTAAGGAAATGGTCGATATTACCCACGAATGTGGTAAAGAGGCCATGATGTTCTTGGGGGATCATTGGATCGGTACTGAGCCTTTCATGGAGGAATTTGCTTCGATTGGTCTTGATGCCGTAGTCGGTAGTGTAGGTAACGGTTCCACACTAAGATTGATCAGTGACATTCCAGGTGTTAAATACACAGAAGGTCGTTTCTTGCCTTACTTCTTCCCAGATACCTTCCACGAAGGCGGAGATCCTGTTAAAGAAGCCAAGGTGAACTGGGTTACGGCACGTCGCGCGATCCTGCGCAAACCAATCGATCGGATTGGTTATGGTGGATATCTCAAGCTTGCACTCGATTTCCCAGAGTTTATCGACTATGTAGAGAGCGTTACAGATGAATTCCGTACACTCTATGACAACGTACAGGGAACAACACCTTATTGTGTTAAGACGGTAGCGGTGCTTAACTGTTGGGGCAAAATGCGGGCATGGGGTAACCATATGGTCCATCATGCACTCTATTATAAGCAAAATTACAGCTATGCTGGCATTATTGAAGCACTCTCCGGTGCACCTTTCGATGTAAAATTCATCAGCTTCGACGATATCAAGCAAGATGCCTCCATTTTAGACGGAATTGACGTTATTTTGAACGTTGGTGATGGGGATACGGCTTATACGGGTGGAGAATGGTGGCTAGATACAGATATCGTTACCGCAGTGAAGAAATTTGTTCATGAGGGTGGCGGATTCATCGGTGTTGGCGAGCCAACAGCGCATCAAGCCAATGGACGATATTTTCAACTGGCAAATATCCTCGGCGTAGAGGAAGAACGAGGCTTTACTCTAGGTTATGATAAGTATAACTGGGATGAGCATGATCATTTCATTACTACAGACTGCAAAACAAACAGTGATGGAAACAAGGAAATCGACTTTGGTGAGGGCAAGAAAAATATCTTTGCACTAGAAGGTACCACGATCCTCCGTCACATCGACAAAGAAGTCCAACTCGCTACCAACGAATTTGGCAGCGGACGCGGCGTATATATAAGTGGTTTGCCATACAGCTTCGAGAACAGTCGTCTGTTGTATCGTGCCATCCTTTGGAGCGCGCACAGTGACCATGAGTTAAACCGTTGGTTCAGTGAAAACTATAATGTTGAGGTCCACGCCTATGTTAAGAACGGCAAATATTGCGTCGTGAACAACACTTATGAGCCACAGGAAACCGTCGTTTATCGTGGTGATGGCTCTAGCTTCTCACTTAAGCTGGAAGCCAATGAGATCAAATGGTACGAGATTTAA
- a CDS encoding arylsulfatase has translation MNPTTESKRPNILLITVDQMRFDCLSILGHPIVETPNLDELARTGVRFDHAYSATPTCVPARAAIFTGLKQTSHGRVGYQERVPWNYQTTLPGELAKSGYHTQCVGKMHVYPARSLLGFHNVVLHDGYLHYNRNKHNIAVQEHYDEVDDYLQWLRGQVPGADLLDLGLDCNASTVARPWTLPEHLHPTNWTVNQSVDFLRRRDPSKPFFLWMSFVRPHSPLDPPQTYFDMYKDADFPEPVVGEWAMKEDPGLNGFNPVTSQGIVPKRRLKTAMAAYYALITHIDHQIGRFLQVLSEYGERENTIIMFTSDHGELLGDHHLFRKSLPYEGSAHIPFIVNDLGGHLNLASGFVASEVIELRDIMPSLLDAASTEIPGSVEGKSIWNLARANKELRENPWREYLHGEHEQGIKSNHWVTNGEEKYIWYSQTGEEQFFDLVEDPSELHNLIHQPELQERIQRWRSALVHELKGREEGYVQDDSLVVGCTPVAVLSHLRPE, from the coding sequence ATGAATCCAACTACGGAGTCTAAGCGTCCCAATATTCTACTGATTACAGTAGACCAGATGCGATTTGATTGTCTAAGTATTTTGGGCCATCCCATAGTAGAAACGCCTAATTTGGATGAATTAGCTCGAACTGGGGTACGATTTGATCATGCTTATTCCGCAACACCAACCTGTGTACCGGCTCGAGCAGCTATTTTTACAGGGCTAAAGCAAACTTCTCACGGACGTGTCGGCTATCAGGAACGTGTGCCGTGGAATTACCAAACGACGTTACCAGGAGAATTAGCTAAATCGGGTTATCATACGCAATGTGTTGGTAAAATGCATGTATATCCAGCGCGTAGTCTACTTGGATTCCATAATGTTGTATTGCACGATGGTTATCTTCACTATAACCGCAATAAACATAATATTGCTGTTCAAGAACACTACGATGAAGTGGATGATTACTTGCAATGGCTGCGTGGACAAGTTCCAGGAGCAGACTTACTAGATCTAGGGCTTGACTGTAATGCTTCCACAGTTGCAAGGCCGTGGACGCTTCCAGAACACTTGCACCCAACGAATTGGACCGTTAATCAGTCTGTTGATTTCTTACGTCGTAGGGATCCAAGTAAGCCATTTTTCCTGTGGATGTCATTCGTACGACCTCATTCTCCACTTGATCCACCGCAAACCTATTTTGATATGTATAAAGATGCAGATTTTCCTGAACCGGTTGTCGGAGAATGGGCGATGAAGGAAGATCCAGGGTTGAATGGGTTCAATCCTGTTACTTCGCAAGGCATCGTTCCAAAGCGTCGATTGAAGACGGCAATGGCCGCATATTATGCGTTAATAACACATATTGATCATCAAATCGGTCGTTTCCTGCAGGTGCTAAGTGAATATGGCGAACGAGAGAATACGATCATTATGTTTACTTCTGACCATGGTGAATTGCTAGGGGATCATCATTTATTTAGAAAGTCGTTACCATATGAGGGAAGCGCACATATTCCTTTTATTGTGAATGACTTGGGAGGTCACCTAAATCTAGCCTCAGGTTTTGTAGCTTCCGAGGTTATTGAGTTACGTGATATTATGCCTTCTCTATTAGATGCTGCTTCCACAGAGATCCCAGGTTCAGTAGAAGGAAAAAGTATATGGAATTTAGCAAGAGCTAATAAGGAATTACGAGAAAATCCATGGCGTGAATATCTGCATGGTGAGCATGAGCAAGGAATTAAATCTAATCATTGGGTAACGAATGGCGAGGAAAAGTATATTTGGTACTCGCAAACAGGTGAGGAGCAATTCTTCGACTTAGTAGAGGATCCTAGTGAACTACACAATTTAATTCACCAGCCAGAGCTGCAAGAACGTATTCAACGTTGGCGTTCGGCATTAGTTCATGAGCTCAAGGGTCGTGAAGAGGGATATGTACAAGATGACAGTCTAGTTGTTGGTTGCACACCTGTTGCCGTATTATCTCATCTGAGACCTGAATAG